A genomic stretch from Edaphobacter aggregans includes:
- a CDS encoding AAA family ATPase: MSRSVDLETVLGGGESRQSQAFAWDDGPVAFRVRGIGSPLIALTLAYHAGPTSICENTAQVLIFRRDASRLVLELLARLSKSDGQPKLHTLNGGAQHVPPCRWDQLVLEPNITSLLKDDFGSFFERELWFRKMQLPFRRGYLLHGPPGNGKSSAIRAMLTSAGLTAYTLRLFDSRTEDSDIARVFERAVNHAPAMILLEDIDRAFPRTGESRSKVSLQQLLNCLDGVATGEGIVTVATANEPTILDPAILRRPGRFDRVVHFPNPSSALRREYLCRMHDTFAAANLDSVVSDSEGFSFAQLREAYIMAGQLAFEGNREIVVKDLSSGVRCLRETSQLSNRWSSRAGFIGSA; this comes from the coding sequence GTGAGCAGATCGGTTGACCTTGAGACAGTGCTCGGCGGGGGAGAGTCCCGCCAATCGCAGGCTTTTGCGTGGGACGATGGCCCGGTGGCGTTTAGGGTGCGGGGGATTGGTTCGCCTTTGATCGCATTGACCCTCGCCTATCATGCGGGGCCAACCAGTATTTGCGAAAACACCGCGCAAGTCCTTATATTCCGACGCGACGCCTCCAGGCTGGTTCTTGAGCTATTGGCAAGGCTCAGCAAGTCCGACGGTCAACCGAAGCTACACACCCTCAATGGCGGGGCACAGCACGTCCCGCCTTGCCGTTGGGATCAGCTTGTGCTCGAGCCGAATATCACGTCTCTGTTGAAGGATGACTTTGGATCCTTCTTTGAGCGCGAACTCTGGTTCCGTAAGATGCAGCTTCCGTTCCGCCGTGGTTATTTGCTCCACGGGCCGCCAGGTAACGGCAAAAGCTCTGCGATTCGTGCGATGCTGACGAGCGCAGGGCTGACAGCCTACACTCTTCGCCTCTTCGATTCGCGGACAGAAGATTCAGACATCGCCCGTGTCTTTGAGCGAGCCGTAAACCATGCCCCGGCGATGATCCTCCTTGAAGATATAGATCGTGCTTTTCCTCGCACCGGTGAGTCAAGAAGCAAAGTCAGCCTTCAGCAGCTACTGAACTGCCTGGACGGTGTTGCTACCGGCGAAGGGATCGTCACCGTTGCCACGGCCAATGAACCGACGATTCTCGATCCCGCGATTCTGAGAAGACCAGGCCGATTTGATCGCGTCGTCCATTTCCCGAATCCGTCGTCCGCCCTGCGTCGCGAATACCTCTGTCGGATGCACGACACGTTTGCGGCAGCGAATCTCGATTCGGTTGTCTCCGATTCCGAAGGATTCTCCTTTGCCCAGCTTCGCGAGGCTTACATTATGGCGGGGCAACTAGCTTTTGAGGGCAATCGCGAGATTGTCGTGAAGGATCTCTCTTCCGGAGTTCGTTGCCTGCGAGAGACATCTCAACTCTCTAATAGGTGGAGCAGCCGTGCCGGATTCATCGGCTCAGCCTAA